A window of the Streptomyces finlayi genome harbors these coding sequences:
- a CDS encoding polymorphic toxin-type HINT domain-containing protein translates to MNGRAGSRRWAVLRRRVALSVSAVLVGTLLQGVSAPAIADDGKELPGLPSSEEPLTGHTAKARPRTGDGVPTAPEAEPRADWARAGTATVKVPGTGQAPRKAGALPVALTAPSPRTARQKNAPPPAESAAVRVLDRARTAKAGVEGLLFTLTPAAPTGERQAGTVGVGVQVDYAAFAQAHGGAYASRLRLVQLPACSLTTPDNPNCRTGKPVTTTNDTEKHRLTATGLALQAGTATVLAAEAGASSEAGDYTATPLSPSAAWHTNVNTGDFTWSYDIPVPDVPGGMRPILGMSYSSGSIDGRTGTTNNQSSWVGDGFDLWPGSIERRYKPCADDDIKNADGHTPGDLCWGYDNAFISFNGKAGELVPTGNDTFKLQNDDGTKVRRLTEATRGNGDNDNEYWELTTPEGTRYYFGYHRLPGWATGKETTDSTWTAPVYGDDSGDQCHGTTFADSWCQQAWRWNLDYAVDLHGNAVAYYYDKETNSYGRNLKDADDTPYVRGGSLDRIEYGLKATDLYADKALAKVDFDNAERCLPETGVTCAADTIGDKSFYWYDTPWDMNCPAATTCDQGRLSPTFWTRKRLASLTTQVLGSDGTYSAVDSWKLGHRWGMADVDYQLLLESIQHTGHTATPAVTLPKTTLGYSQAANRLDRTGDGKAPFIKERLSDISDEYGGQISVDYSAPACDWNALPVPQTNTTRCFPQYIGGSTSDDPTLQWFNKYVVDAVTLTDRTGTAPDQVTRYTYVGYAAWHFDDDDGLTKEKFKTWSQWRGYGHVRVQTGGVGAMKSQEEHYFLRGMHGDRKAPSGGTKDVSVSLGAGEGEPITDHEAAGGFEYKSAVYSAPGGKVLKKTVSRPWHHETARRTRSWGAITANFTGASNTRVFTSLDNGTGASWRETATSTTYDTVAGRAVEVNDLADTSLTTDDQCTRSTFATSTAKNILTLPSRVETVAAACTATVVDRSKDVISPTRTAYDNGTYGAAPAKGDPTQSATLKEHTGSRATYLENNTTYDAYGRPLKATDLAATVVFDTSGTQVSKTARADGRTTTTAYTPASGRAAQVTVTTPPARTADAASAQTSTTTLDPLRGLPTTKLDTNNLRTDLTYDALGRSLKVWLPNRSKASNHTPNHEFTYTVSESRPVAIGSKTLGKNALQLTTYTLYDGFLRPRQAQIPGPEGGRLVTDTFYDDRGLATKAFAPYYTTGAPQTGLFTLDNALSVETQAWNTYDGLGRLTETTQGAGNGDGLTPLGTTRTVYGGDRTTVIPPVGGTATTSLTDARGKPSELRQHHSRNVAAPYDATRYEHTPAGQLAKVTDPAGNTWTYGYDQLGHNVTSKDPDSGTTVSTYDDRGQLTSTTDTRTAKNKLFYGYDGLGRRTDLREGSATGNLLADWTYDTVSGAEGFLASSTRYSGTAAYTTKVLDYDPLYRATRTSITVPAAEGALQGSYQFNTGYNTDGTVSGIGFPAAGALPGGGVTYSYDDTLRPVGITDSQGLKAVTAYSYTGKPLQTQLTNGAAGKITQVNNTYQRGTQRLETSRVDREDQPGVDKFATYTYDEAGNILGVADVNRTGTDTQCFTYDHLQRLTTEWTQATTACADAPSGSSVGGPAPYWNSYTYDKAGNRLTETRHDLAGDPAQDTGRTYDYPDPGTAQPHTLTSVTSAGPNGTARDSYTYDETGNTRTRTVGGDKQTLEWDAEGHLAKVTEPVEGSADKVTAYLYDAEGQRLIGRTPTETVLYLGPAEITLAKGSTTPKATRYIDLGGGNQAVQSDGGGISFTLGDHHGTGQLAVDSADLSLTRRSTTPFGRARGEEPAGWPGTKGFVGGTTDTSTGLTHLGAREYDASTGRFISVDPIMDPASPQQINGYAYANHSPVTGSDPTGLYCDSCSMGNPDSAWGPGSGPGCTHYNCYDKDGKVAYVVRETAWTPPSAKSSAGRGPKPTSKPVAEPQPIFLAGVRIPTPKEMNYRSGYQDLWGDYQAQVMRWCEGQCHSNPDSEVCAAAHDLGWVRSSGIDLLELIGVRDAIDCAQGSASGCLWTVVGLTPWGKVGKAAKLLKAGKHADAAKLATCAVRHSFVAGTEVAMADGTSKPIEQVEAGDKVLATDPVTGRTQAREVVATITKDDDKHYTRLAVTTTDGEAGITATDHHPFWSPDAQAWVNAGDLTPGTRLLTADGISATVESIRHFRMSGRTYDLTVVGVHTYYVLAGETPVLVHNTNCDVAGRGLWQLTKEGSTKLLKGGPFKTTFHKSASDGTWWTPDVTGHGQSAFKVYRETSKGLEWISDADKYGTYMPDKWKGDTGKFIPMNKLRGVKG, encoded by the coding sequence ATGAACGGCAGAGCCGGATCGCGCAGATGGGCCGTGCTACGCAGGCGAGTCGCCCTGAGTGTGTCGGCCGTCCTGGTCGGCACGCTTCTCCAGGGCGTCAGTGCCCCGGCGATCGCCGACGACGGCAAGGAACTCCCCGGACTGCCGAGCTCCGAGGAGCCACTTACCGGGCACACAGCCAAGGCCCGGCCCCGCACCGGCGACGGCGTACCGACCGCGCCGGAGGCCGAGCCCCGGGCGGACTGGGCCCGTGCGGGCACGGCAACGGTGAAGGTACCCGGCACGGGGCAGGCCCCCCGCAAGGCCGGGGCCCTGCCCGTCGCCCTGACCGCGCCGTCGCCGAGGACGGCCCGGCAGAAGAACGCACCCCCGCCCGCGGAGTCGGCTGCCGTGCGGGTGCTCGACCGGGCGCGAACGGCGAAGGCGGGCGTCGAGGGACTGCTGTTCACCCTCACGCCCGCGGCTCCCACCGGTGAGCGGCAGGCCGGGACGGTCGGCGTCGGTGTACAGGTCGACTACGCCGCCTTCGCCCAGGCCCACGGTGGCGCCTACGCCTCACGGCTGCGGCTGGTGCAGCTGCCCGCCTGCTCCCTCACAACCCCGGACAACCCGAACTGTCGTACGGGCAAGCCGGTCACCACCACCAACGACACAGAGAAGCACCGGCTCACCGCCACGGGCCTCGCCCTGCAGGCAGGCACTGCGACCGTACTGGCCGCCGAGGCCGGTGCCTCCAGCGAGGCCGGGGACTACACGGCCACCCCGCTCTCGCCCTCCGCGGCGTGGCACACCAACGTCAACACCGGTGACTTCACCTGGTCCTACGACATACCCGTACCGGACGTTCCCGGCGGCATGCGTCCCATCCTCGGGATGAGCTATTCCTCCGGCAGCATCGACGGCCGTACGGGCACGACCAACAACCAGTCCAGCTGGGTGGGTGACGGTTTCGACCTGTGGCCCGGTTCCATCGAACGCCGCTACAAACCGTGTGCGGACGACGACATCAAGAACGCCGACGGCCACACACCCGGCGACCTGTGCTGGGGCTACGACAACGCCTTTATCTCCTTCAACGGCAAGGCGGGAGAACTGGTCCCCACCGGCAACGACACCTTCAAGCTCCAGAACGACGACGGCACGAAGGTAAGAAGACTGACCGAGGCCACCCGCGGCAACGGCGACAACGACAACGAGTACTGGGAACTGACCACCCCGGAAGGAACCCGCTACTACTTCGGCTACCACCGACTGCCCGGCTGGGCCACCGGCAAGGAGACCACCGACTCCACGTGGACCGCCCCTGTCTACGGCGACGACAGCGGCGATCAGTGCCACGGCACGACGTTCGCCGACTCCTGGTGCCAGCAGGCCTGGCGGTGGAACCTCGACTACGCCGTCGACCTCCACGGCAACGCCGTCGCGTACTACTACGACAAGGAGACCAACTCCTACGGCCGCAACCTGAAGGACGCCGACGACACGCCGTACGTCCGCGGCGGATCCCTCGACCGTATCGAGTACGGCCTCAAGGCGACCGACCTGTACGCGGACAAGGCCCTGGCCAAGGTAGATTTCGACAACGCCGAACGCTGTCTCCCCGAAACCGGGGTGACCTGTGCTGCAGACACCATCGGCGACAAGTCCTTCTACTGGTACGACACCCCGTGGGACATGAACTGCCCCGCGGCGACCACCTGCGACCAGGGCCGGCTCTCACCCACCTTCTGGACCCGCAAACGCCTGGCCTCCCTCACCACCCAGGTCCTCGGGAGCGACGGCACCTACTCCGCTGTCGACTCATGGAAGCTCGGCCACCGTTGGGGCATGGCCGACGTCGACTACCAGCTGCTCCTCGAATCGATCCAGCACACCGGCCACACCGCGACCCCGGCCGTCACCCTGCCGAAAACCACGCTCGGCTACTCCCAGGCAGCCAACCGGCTGGACAGGACCGGCGACGGCAAGGCCCCTTTCATCAAGGAACGCCTGTCGGACATCTCAGACGAGTACGGCGGCCAAATCAGCGTCGACTACTCCGCCCCCGCCTGCGACTGGAACGCGCTTCCCGTCCCACAGACCAACACCACACGCTGCTTCCCCCAGTACATCGGGGGCAGCACCAGCGACGACCCGACCCTGCAGTGGTTCAACAAGTACGTCGTCGACGCTGTCACCCTCACCGACCGCACAGGGACTGCACCGGACCAGGTCACCCGCTACACCTACGTCGGCTATGCCGCCTGGCACTTCGACGACGACGACGGACTGACCAAGGAGAAGTTCAAAACCTGGTCCCAGTGGCGCGGCTACGGTCACGTCCGTGTCCAGACCGGTGGCGTCGGTGCCATGAAGTCTCAGGAGGAGCACTACTTCCTGCGCGGGATGCACGGCGACCGGAAAGCCCCTTCAGGCGGCACGAAGGACGTGTCCGTCTCCCTGGGGGCAGGGGAGGGTGAGCCGATCACCGACCACGAAGCCGCAGGAGGATTCGAGTACAAGTCCGCCGTGTACTCCGCGCCGGGTGGCAAGGTCCTGAAAAAGACCGTCAGCAGGCCGTGGCACCACGAGACGGCCAGGCGGACCCGCTCCTGGGGCGCGATCACGGCGAACTTCACGGGCGCGTCGAACACCCGCGTCTTCACCTCCCTCGACAACGGCACGGGCGCCAGCTGGCGCGAGACCGCCACCTCCACCACGTACGACACCGTGGCGGGCCGGGCCGTCGAGGTGAACGACCTCGCCGACACCTCCCTCACGACCGACGACCAGTGCACCCGCTCCACGTTCGCCACCAGCACCGCCAAGAACATCCTGACGCTGCCCTCCCGCGTAGAGACGGTGGCCGCCGCCTGCACGGCGACGGTCGTCGACCGCAGCAAGGACGTCATTTCCCCCACCCGCACCGCCTACGACAACGGCACGTACGGAGCGGCACCGGCCAAGGGCGACCCCACTCAGTCAGCCACACTCAAGGAGCACACCGGCAGCCGGGCCACGTACCTGGAGAACAACACCACGTACGACGCCTACGGCCGTCCCCTGAAGGCCACCGACCTGGCCGCCACAGTCGTCTTCGACACCTCGGGTACGCAGGTGTCGAAGACAGCACGCGCCGACGGACGCACGACCACAACGGCCTACACGCCCGCGTCCGGCCGGGCCGCACAGGTCACCGTGACCACCCCGCCGGCCAGAACCGCAGACGCCGCCTCCGCACAGACCAGCACCACCACACTCGACCCGCTGCGCGGCCTGCCCACCACGAAACTGGACACCAACAACCTCCGCACGGACCTCACCTACGACGCCCTCGGGCGCTCCCTGAAGGTCTGGCTGCCGAACCGCTCCAAAGCGAGCAACCACACCCCGAACCACGAGTTCACCTACACGGTCAGCGAGAGCCGGCCGGTCGCCATCGGCTCGAAGACCCTCGGCAAGAACGCCCTCCAGCTGACCACGTACACCCTGTACGACGGCTTCCTGCGCCCCCGTCAGGCACAGATCCCAGGACCGGAGGGCGGCCGGCTGGTCACCGACACCTTCTACGACGACCGGGGCCTGGCCACGAAGGCATTCGCCCCGTACTACACGACGGGCGCACCGCAGACCGGGCTGTTCACGTTGGACAACGCCCTGAGCGTCGAGACCCAGGCGTGGAACACCTACGACGGCCTGGGCCGCCTCACCGAAACCACCCAAGGAGCGGGCAACGGAGACGGACTGACGCCCCTCGGCACCACCCGCACCGTGTACGGCGGCGACCGGACGACCGTGATCCCGCCCGTCGGCGGCACCGCCACCACCAGCCTGACCGACGCCCGCGGCAAACCGTCCGAGCTACGCCAGCACCACTCGCGCAACGTCGCAGCACCCTACGACGCCACCCGCTACGAGCACACCCCCGCAGGGCAACTCGCCAAGGTCACCGACCCGGCCGGCAACACCTGGACCTACGGCTACGACCAACTGGGCCACAATGTCACCAGCAAGGACCCGGACAGCGGCACCACCGTCAGCACCTACGACGACCGGGGGCAGTTGACCTCGACCACCGACACGAGGACGGCGAAGAACAAACTCTTCTACGGCTACGACGGTCTGGGCCGCCGCACCGATCTGCGCGAGGGCTCGGCCACCGGAAACCTGTTGGCCGACTGGACCTACGACACGGTCTCCGGCGCCGAGGGCTTCCTCGCTTCCAGCACCCGCTACAGCGGTACCGCCGCCTACACCACCAAGGTGCTGGACTACGACCCGCTCTACCGCGCCACACGCACCAGCATCACCGTCCCCGCCGCCGAGGGTGCCTTGCAGGGCAGCTACCAGTTCAACACCGGTTACAACACCGACGGGACCGTCTCCGGTATCGGCTTCCCCGCGGCCGGAGCCCTGCCCGGCGGGGGTGTCACCTACAGCTACGACGACACACTGCGCCCAGTCGGGATCACCGACAGCCAGGGCCTGAAGGCCGTCACCGCGTACAGCTACACCGGGAAGCCCCTGCAGACCCAGCTGACCAACGGTGCGGCCGGGAAAATCACCCAGGTCAACAACACCTACCAACGGGGCACCCAGCGGTTGGAGACCAGCCGGGTCGACCGCGAAGACCAGCCGGGCGTCGACAAATTCGCCACGTACACGTACGACGAGGCAGGCAACATCCTCGGCGTCGCGGACGTCAACCGCACCGGTACCGACACCCAGTGCTTCACCTACGACCACCTGCAGCGGCTCACCACCGAGTGGACGCAGGCCACCACCGCCTGCGCCGACGCGCCCTCGGGCAGCTCGGTCGGCGGTCCCGCGCCCTACTGGAACTCGTACACCTACGACAAGGCGGGCAACCGCCTCACCGAGACCCGGCACGACCTCGCCGGAGACCCGGCGCAGGACACCGGCCGCACCTACGACTACCCCGACCCCGGCACCGCGCAACCCCACACCCTGACCTCGGTCACCTCGGCCGGACCGAACGGCACGGCCCGCGACTCCTACACCTACGACGAGACCGGCAACACCCGCACCCGCACAGTCGGAGGTGACAAGCAGACCCTCGAATGGGACGCGGAAGGCCATCTCGCCAAGGTCACCGAGCCCGTCGAGGGCTCCGCCGACAAGGTCACCGCATACCTCTACGACGCCGAGGGGCAGCGGCTGATCGGCCGCACCCCCACCGAGACCGTCCTCTACCTCGGACCCGCTGAGATCACGCTGGCCAAGGGGTCCACCACCCCGAAGGCCACCCGCTACATCGACCTCGGCGGGGGCAACCAGGCGGTCCAGAGCGACGGCGGCGGCATCTCCTTCACCCTCGGAGACCACCACGGCACCGGACAGCTCGCCGTCGACTCGGCCGACCTGTCCCTCACCCGGCGCAGCACCACCCCCTTCGGCAGGGCGCGAGGCGAGGAGCCCGCCGGCTGGCCCGGAACCAAGGGCTTCGTCGGTGGCACCACCGACACCAGTACCGGCCTCACCCACCTGGGCGCGCGTGAGTACGACGCATCCACCGGCCGCTTCATCAGCGTCGACCCGATCATGGACCCGGCCAGCCCGCAGCAGATCAACGGCTACGCCTACGCCAACCACTCACCCGTCACCGGGTCCGACCCCACCGGCCTGTACTGCGACAGCTGCAGCATGGGCAACCCCGACAGCGCCTGGGGACCGGGAAGCGGCCCCGGCTGCACCCACTACAACTGCTACGACAAGGACGGCAAGGTCGCCTACGTCGTACGCGAGACCGCTTGGACCCCGCCGAGCGCCAAGTCCTCTGCGGGCCGGGGCCCGAAGCCCACGTCCAAGCCTGTGGCCGAACCCCAACCGATCTTTCTGGCCGGTGTGCGCATCCCCACTCCGAAGGAGATGAACTACCGCTCCGGCTACCAGGACCTGTGGGGCGACTACCAGGCCCAGGTCATGCGTTGGTGCGAGGGCCAGTGCCATTCCAACCCCGACTCCGAGGTCTGCGCGGCCGCCCACGATCTCGGCTGGGTGCGGTCCTCCGGCATCGACCTGCTGGAACTCATCGGAGTCCGGGACGCCATCGACTGCGCCCAGGGCAGTGCCAGCGGCTGCCTGTGGACAGTGGTGGGCCTCACCCCCTGGGGCAAGGTCGGCAAGGCCGCCAAGCTGCTCAAGGCCGGCAAGCATGCCGACGCCGCCAAACTGGCCACGTGCGCCGTACGGCACAGCTTCGTGGCGGGCACCGAGGTCGCGATGGCCGACGGCACGAGCAAACCCATCGAACAGGTGGAGGCCGGCGACAAGGTCCTTGCCACCGATCCCGTGACGGGCCGGACACAGGCCCGCGAAGTGGTCGCCACCATCACCAAGGACGACGACAAGCACTACACCCGGCTTGCTGTCACCACCACCGACGGCGAAGCCGGCATCACCGCCACCGACCACCACCCCTTCTGGAGCCCGGACGCACAGGCATGGGTGAACGCCGGAGACCTCACGCCCGGCACCCGGTTGCTCACCGCGGACGGCATATCCGCGACCGTCGAGAGCATCCGGCACTTCCGGATGTCCGGCCGCACCTACGACCTCACGGTCGTTGGAGTGCATACGTACTATGTGCTGGCCGGCGAGACGCCGGTCCTCGTTCACAACACCAATTGTGACGTCGCTGGCCGAGGGCTTTGGCAGCTAACCAAGGAAGGCTCGACGAAACTCCTGAAGGGAGGTCCGTTCAAGACCACCTTCCATAAGAGCGCCTCGGACGGCACCTGGTGGACTCCGGATGTGACCGGCCACGGCCAATCGGCGTTCAAGGTCTATCGGGAGACCAGCAAGGGGCTCGAATGGATCTCGGACGCCGACAAATACGGCACCTACATGCCGGACAAGTGGAAGGGCGACACGGGGAAATTCATTCCGATGAACAAATTGAGGGGCGTCAAGGGATGA
- a CDS encoding sialidase family protein, translating into MSGRMGYDVFRIPALVTVRESSSDRPVLVAFAEGRRDGAADHGDIDVVQRVSRDGGCTWSALTRVADAGSDTLGNPAPVVDASGTRMVLLTTRNGGRTTERAIMTGAAASRDGRRVYVQSSTDAGLSWSPPHEITDAVKRQDWRWYATGPGHGITLTHGAHAGRIVVAANHSVAPGPGSSDTGVEPHHYAGHSLISDDGGATWRVGYVDPAGGELHHVNETAVAELPDGQVYFNARNQHGSAPGSRVHAWSRDGGVTLESPFEAVADITAPTVQGSLLHVGDSAAGGSLFMAAPSDPEDRARMTVRTSGDGGATWSDGLVVSPSKAAYSDMARVDADHVGLLYETGRTSAYDAIRFTPIALADLTN; encoded by the coding sequence GTGTCGGGCCGGATGGGCTACGACGTCTTCCGCATACCGGCACTGGTCACGGTGAGGGAGTCGAGTTCCGATCGTCCGGTCCTGGTCGCATTCGCGGAAGGCCGTCGCGATGGCGCCGCGGATCACGGCGATATCGACGTCGTGCAGCGGGTGTCACGAGACGGCGGCTGCACCTGGTCCGCACTGACCCGGGTCGCGGACGCAGGCTCGGACACGCTGGGAAATCCCGCCCCCGTGGTCGACGCGTCCGGTACCCGGATGGTCCTCCTCACCACACGTAACGGCGGCCGGACGACGGAGCGCGCCATCATGACGGGCGCTGCGGCTTCCCGGGACGGGCGGCGCGTCTACGTCCAGTCGAGTACGGACGCGGGATTGTCCTGGTCTCCGCCCCATGAGATCACCGATGCGGTGAAGCGCCAGGACTGGCGCTGGTACGCCACGGGGCCTGGACACGGGATCACCCTGACCCACGGCGCTCACGCGGGCCGCATCGTGGTGGCAGCGAACCATTCCGTCGCCCCCGGACCCGGGAGCTCGGATACGGGGGTGGAACCGCACCACTACGCCGGCCACTCCCTGATCAGTGACGACGGCGGTGCGACCTGGCGAGTCGGTTATGTCGACCCCGCCGGGGGCGAGCTGCATCACGTCAATGAGACCGCGGTCGCTGAACTCCCGGATGGGCAGGTGTATTTCAACGCCCGCAACCAGCACGGAAGCGCGCCGGGCAGTCGTGTGCACGCCTGGAGCCGCGACGGTGGCGTCACATTGGAATCGCCCTTCGAGGCAGTCGCGGACATCACCGCGCCCACGGTGCAGGGAAGTCTCCTCCACGTGGGCGACAGCGCGGCGGGCGGCTCGCTGTTCATGGCCGCACCATCCGACCCCGAAGACCGTGCGCGGATGACGGTGCGTACGAGTGGCGACGGTGGTGCGACCTGGTCCGACGGGTTAGTCGTCTCCCCGAGCAAGGCTGCCTACTCCGACATGGCACGCGTCGACGCGGACCACGTCGGCCTGCTGTACGAGACGGGTCGCACCTCGGCGTATGACGCCATCCGGTTCACCCCGATCGCCCTCGCCGATCTCACGAACTGA